atttaatatatatacatatattagggATATTTTGTAAATATCTTGAGTCGGGGTGAATTTATTTCAAACTCAATTCTAACCgactatttttttctaatttcactTGACCCACTCCAAAtccaattttcaaaaaaaaaaatctaatcctAATGGGTTTGGTCAAAGCCGTCAAATTCAGATTTTTTTGTCATTCCTATCCAGAGCTTAACATTTGCaattctttttttgtatttttttaaataagaaaaatacaaaaacactctcataataatattaagttatttaaaatacataatgaTTCGTTAATAGAATTGGTGTCAAGTTGAGTTGTGATTCTGACTCAACTATACTacgaataaataataattaattaaaataatgattttttttttcggGGGTGGAGGGGGTGATGCGGCAAACGACCGCGGTATATGACAGGACTGATAAATTAGAAGAGTTAGAGAATGGCAACTCAACAGAGTGGGGATTAGAAGAGAACTGTGTGAATTACAAACACTAATGTTTCTGACATTTGAATATTAACGGTGTATAAAaaagatttataaaattacaggATGAAATGAATTCAAATTACAAGGCCAGCCCAGAGATGGGTTGATAAATTAcgaaaaaatcgattgaattggAGAACAAAAAATGGGAGAAAAGAAAATACAATCCTAACCACTAAAAGTCAGTCAAATAAGGGAATAACCGAATAATCAAACCTCTGTTACCTATCATTGGAGTCTTAGACATCATATTTTTTTGGTTGATGCCAGTGAGCCAAACTTCTCCCCAACGAGCCTAGGAGCGAGGCTTTGGGAGTGGCTGCTTTCTTTCCATATAAATGCTTCCCTCCAAGGTCTGTGAACTCTGGACCCTTGTCTTTGTTCCTTTCAATCTACAGAGTAGCCAAATACTGCTAAAGCTTTGAACAAGTAAATGAAAAGCTTGTTATGAATAGCTAAGCCACAACTCTCATACCTTGTGTATCTTTCCATTCTTCAAGTTATATCGAATACCAGACCAATTTATAGTTTGAGAGAAATGCGACCAGAATGCAGAGATCGGGTATAGAAAATTATCAACCAGCATTGCAACAAAAATCTGCACAATCACAAAACAATTTGATTTATATTATCACATGCACGTAAGTATCTCTGATATCCAAGGTCTAGCTTAAATAATGACAAAGCAATGTGTTCAAAGTTTTCTTCATCACTCTGAAAATATAtacagttcttttttttttttgggggggggagaGGGAACGGAAGTCTAACAACTCATTGCCATTACAGATATTAATGAGATGATAGAGGTGTTTACCATGCTCCAGTTGTAATAATCAAGTGAGAGCTTAGGTGCCTCTGGAGATAAAATGTTGCATAGTTGAACTTCAATCCTTGTTAAGTTCCACATAGAAAGTAGCTCCGTGAAGGTACATATAGCTAGCCAAATCGCTAGTAACAATCCTGTGCAAACACAGTTCGGTTAGTACCAGGCTCTAAATTCAACTTTAATACCATAGTATACTTCTCTAGCTTCCATTTTGTTAAACTGGATGCTTTACCAAATAAACTGCAACAAAATTTCTATCACGTTATGAGGTTACTGCTAGCATTTCTAGTTGCAGAAGGCTAAAGAGTTATGCAACCCTGATATACAAGTATGTCTAAATTACTAATAGTCCAATACGTAGATGGCCAAGGGGAACTTGTAAATTATCTGAATAAGTCAGTACCGTCTCAGGCAGACAAAAAGTAAACACTTATTATACAAACACTTCCAAAACTATTATTGCCATCCAGGTAAGGACCTGAAGCATTGGATTCATCTGAACTATTAACGCTACAACCTAcctaaaaaggaaaaagagtGTGCTCACCACCAGAAGTACAGGTTGTCTCGCCATATGAATAACCTTTTATATAGATTTGTAGTGCTGCTGCAACATGAACCATAGCCATGAAGTACGGCGCAACAAATCCCCATGACAGAATGAAGTGGGTTAAAAACAGTGCTCTATTCATTAGCCAATTAACCGTGCTTATATATGATTCCAAAACAAATGTTTGCTTCCTCAAGTAATTCCAGTACCTACTCAAGAGGTCAAAGTCAACATGGATATGAATATAATAGAAAAGCTTAATGGTAACAACCACAAACCTTGAGAAAGTAAGATCACTTGCAATAGGATGAGGGAAAACAGCAACTGGAGGAGATGTAATAAGCCTCTTGTGGGCCCCTGAGAAGACACAATACATGAGCAGTGAGAAGGTTGCAAGTCAATGTACAAAGCTGCTATTCTAATATCAACAGAAATATTGAATTTCTTATTGGTAAAAGATTTAGTAGAGGCTATAGTACCAGCTATAGCAGCTAGAGTCATATCATCAGAGTATCCACCATCTCGAAGTCCCGAGACCACACCATAGTTATCATGTCTAAAATCATCAGCATGCATCTGAAAAACAATCTAGAAGAATCAGAAATAATTTTTTCGAATTGGCACAGGAAGCACTGAGAAGGATAGGAAGAGCTACTTGCCATCATGCACCCTCCCCAAAGAAAAAATGTTTTCCCACCAGTAGCAAATCCCATTGAGCATGGCTGTAGAAGAGACATGCAATGAGTACATGAACTAAAGAATACAATAGTCAACTTATTTGAGAAAGATTAAAATAGCACATGCAATATCAACTGCTAGACCATAGTTACGCATAAAAGCAAAAGTTTTTCCACTTatcatttgtttgtttttttgctgtgtgtttttttgggggggggggattTGGCTTCACATCTTGGCCAAATTCACATGATATAAACAGATGAGGCAACACTGCCCCTATGCACCAACCATCTATATGTATAGTGCTCAAGTCTTGTTTGAACTTTGGGCTATGGAGTAAGTTAAACATGAAGCAGATATTCGCCAACTTGCTGCTGCTTTAGGATTTCAGTAAGTGTTTTCCTGTTGATTTGTGTGTGTTTAATCTTTTAGTAGGGGAACAAGGTTGTTTAGCTAGCATAATGCTTGTCTAGTAATCAAAGGTTGCACCATATAACTGCATGATGGCAGATTGGGCAGTAGGACATGAATAAAACAGGGAGTCATAAACAAATGAGATATTAGAGTGCCTGACTGATGCATTGATCAGAATTTATGTAATAATTCAACCATTAGCAAAGGGCTTATGGCAGAGTCCTAATATCTTTTATTTTGGCAGTACTCTTGTTCTGATAACAGGTTTTCCCCTGCTCTCTTAGATTAAAACAATGCCAGtgatccaaataataataataatgcagtCAGGTGTCTGCAAATATCCCAGGAAGAAGACTAAGTATAGATGGCACCATACCATATGGTATTCGTAGATGCAGTAACTCCCTAAAGTTCCAGATGGTAAATCGAGAGGGTATCCAGTTTGAATAAATATCTGCATATATTGCCAATAAAATGAGAACCTCAGAACAAAATCAGTAGTTTACACTCTATGCACCATAACCATAATAAGCACTCATGTAAAGGttaaaaatcttattattttGACTGAAGGTACATGGATGAATACAAACATACCTCAGGATTCTTTTCCATTTCAGTAGTGAGGACACCAATTGATCCTGGGTGGAACCTAACATCATCATCCAAAAATAATACGTACTTGGAATCTTTATGCATATTCTCCACCCCAACCttcacaaaatataccaaatatgTATATTGCTAAGCATGTATGGAAAACACTTCTATCAGAGGGAACAAGGACtaatgttaaataatattaattaaaatgtatGAGGCCCGGTCATTTGCAAAATCAGTTTAACAATCTGGAAAAGTTCTTACATACCAGCTGGTTATGTATTTTCTGACTACAGGTTGTTGATAAACCAGCTACAATGACTCTTGCATCCACATCACCCTGGTTAGAGAAACATGCAGTGAAATCAGGAAAGCAAGTGCTGAAGCCACAGTGAAGGAGCTCAAATGAAGCCCTCAAACACTTGCATGAAACAAAGTGGAAGCATTTTTGGAAGTTTTGGAATAAAGGATTATCAGTAATTAACAATCCTATTGGATTTTATTGTCAGATAATATTATCAGAATGTACAATAAAGTAAATTGGTGGTATACCTTAAATTCTGTTATTAACTGAGATACAGCATGGTAAGCGGGGTCTTCAGTACTTTCAACCACAAAAAGGAACTCAATTGGACCACCATAAAGAGATGTGATCTGCCTCCATCAGTATTAAGTAGAAATTTCAGAAAAATACTTATTGcaaatattaacattttaaaataatcaaCTCTGGTTGagtaatgttaaaatataaaatagaacAGGTGGGATATGCCTAACACtcattaaaggaaatttaatcaaaattctaTTTTTCTATTGAGCAAATGtgggaaaggaaaagataaatGCACACTTCTTTAGAAACCCAGAGAAGACACCACAAGAGTTGGTTAGAATTCCTAACATAAAATACTCACCTGACTCTTCCAATTGTGTAGATTATGCTCTCCAAAACCCTTTAAAGGCATCACAACCGAAACCCGTGGTAGATTGACCTGATTAGAGTGCTCAAGTTCATTAATATCATGGCATAGAAAAGCAAAGCTATTGCCGCCTTTTATGCCATCTTCTATTCGATTGATCTCTCTTTTCCTGTGAAGAGCCAAAAAATGCaggtatatataaatatactgaGAGTTCAAGGTAATGCTGACAGCATGGAACAGTCATGTCATCCTGCTGTTTAAATACTCAGCTTTAAAGCCATGTACCTGACATAGGCAGCAAAAGCCCACCCAATAGCAAGAGTCAAGCAGATTACACATCCCTACattaaatacaaaacattaaGATTGTTGACCTTTTTTAATTCTAACAGGCAGAGAGTGAGAGAGAAAGGTGAtgattagttaataaaataatacattcaTAAATAGATCAGTGAAGTAATTCTAAAGTAGTAAAAGAAGGAAGCCATAAGTCAAAAGCAAAAGAATATCAGCTAGTTGAATGGATAACATGTATTGGTCAAACATTGTATAGTTCATCCAAAAATTGTAATTGGTAATGAATGTAAAAATGTAAGCATGTTTCCATAGTTTTTCTTTTGATAATCCATTAGTTTGGAGCTGACTTCATCTGCTTTCCAATGAGGCAACCTTTGTTCAATTAATTGACATACCAGCCTTCCCTCCAACAactcaaataaatcaataaactAAACAAAAGCTCCCATTATGGAAAAATGGTATTTAGAGAAGGAGCCTTCTgttccattttattttaatactataacAAAGATCAACTCAAAGCTTAATATTAAAACCTTACCACCTCGATACCTTCCAATGGACATGAAGCAAAATTAAGGAATTTACATCTACAAACTTCATAACCATTACAACGAAATTGAAGATACATTGCTCACTATCATAATAACAGTCATCTTTGTGACTACATATCAGAACTTTCATCTCCACTACGTAACAgcagtattttttttctttcttcctttttccttttctttttgtgtgtgtgtaaTTAAGAAAAGGCCTTTTTTGGCTCTAAACTTAGCTATCTAGACCAAATGATAATGAAAAAACTCCATTTCcgcttaaaaaaaaaaagttatagcTTCTTTAAAGAATAGGTCTTTAAGGTTGCatggagaaattttttttttaaaatataataataataagctaACTATAAAGGTGACAAAAAGTTAAGAAGTAGTCCGATATCCATTAATTTCTGAGAAAAGACACAAAATAAAGTTTAGAAAAACTGAAACGAGTTCAAGAAAGCCATTCAGCTTATTTCCATACGTTAAATCTCTCCAAACAACGAAAAAGACGAATACATACATTGTTTGGCTCTATTTACAGATAATTATGAACTCCGCGCGGAAGCGGAACACAATAAAGTAAATGGATCTAAAccagaaaatattaaaacacacCTGGATTTGAATAAAAACAGCAAGAGGACTACAAAATGCTCTGCTGAGAGATAAGAGAAACGAATCGGCAGAGTGCAATGCTGACATTCTACCGTCTAATTTATTGTGTTCCTCTTCCCTCTCTGCGATCCTCTTCGACGGAAAGGGTTATCTTACTAGCCAAACAGAAAAATCAATCAATTGATCAACCAAACACACACAAACacgagaaaaaagaaaattaagccCTAGAATTTAGCAATGGAAGCTTTCGTCTCTTtcttctctctccctctctctccctctctctctctccccgTGTTTGAATGAAGGGCGTGTCCTGGGTTTCTGAGAGAAAGGAAAAGATCAGAAGAAAAGGAAGACgacgacgacgatgatgatgatgaaggaGAAGTGGCCTgcgtaatttttttaaaaagaaacttTTGGAATTCAATTTTAGctgggaaagaaagaaaggcaaTTGACCACGCACATCTGtacttttcttccctttttttaaggaaaaattacaaaacagaCCGACAGAttggaaaaataaaaacacaaacaaacaaaattaaaaataaaatctaatgaGAAAAAAGAGGGAGAGACCGTTAGATGTGTTTGTTGTGTATATTGGAAGTTTctgaaaatatttgtttttatgttttaattagttgtatattaaaataaaatgaagttaGAATTATAGATGATACTATTAGgttaatttggttgttttattCAATAATAAAGATGTGAACAGTAAAAAAAATTGGTAGGTCAAGCTTGGAACAGTAAAGCAGTAGTTTTCCCATAAGTTGAATcagtaaaaaagaaaattagttgTTCAAATATTGATTAGTGTAAactaattttttgggttttttaaaaatacattaaatattaaaaataatatatattttatgagtaaatttataacataatcaaaATTTACATTACTCAGTCCAATAATCTAATTCTTAAATACATCAACCGATTTGTCCCAAAGAAAAATACATCAACCGACACTAAACGCGGGAATGAATTCCCATCATTTTTCAAAAGTTATTGTAGTTATAGTATTtgattatgtttaaatttagtttttctcGATGTTAGGTATTATGGCAAAAAAGGATAAAATTAATGGTGGAGAGTTTGACTATTGTTTTGAGTATGAAACAGTTTTGAAATTTATAGTCTACATCaatctttaataaattatatataaatgtttataagtttattaaaaaaaaaagagttacgTTTCATAACTGTTCATATTTTTAGGGATTTGTTTTTTATCTTAGCCAACtatattttttagattagttTCTATGATTTTTTTTCCAACTCCTTTATTGTTTTCTCCTTtgcaataaatattttattatttcttttagaaTAGTTTCAATCTCATTCattctaatatttttaatttttctaattgtttgtttgtttaattttaaaattcagatatcaaataattttaacaatttgaAATCAATCTATTTATTGCCTCATTGAGAAATCAATGTTTAGAGTTCCTcagttaaattgaaaaaaaaaacataactacctaataatttgaataatttttttaaataatttaataattattttataactatttaaaattaaattaatttttctaataattcaaatatttatttatatagtaaaGTATTTTGTGTTTGCTTTCCAAAAAAGTGAGGTTGAACAACGGTGCGCATAACTTTTATCCAACATTGCGATGCCAGCTTTGTTGTTTGAAAGATCCATGGTATTTCAACTTTTCCCTTTTTGTGCGCCACTGCTTTCGTATATTTTAATGCAAAACAATTGTCCATCCCCGATTACCTCAATCATGATCCACATGTTTTTAGATTGCAGAGACTATTTGTACTTACCAATGAGGTGAGTATTTAATTAGATCGAGTTGAGTCGAGTTAAgtcgaattaaattaaaaagttttgTGTTAAGTCGAGTcaagttaattaattttattatttatacttaacaTTATATTTACATTAATcgattatttaattagtaaacgaagtataaaattatttaactacataaacaatataataattttaccttttaacttaatgagtaaacatttatcaaaacaacgtagtattgccttttaacttaatggttttgacttttaattttaaaaaaggtaaacatttatcaaaattgcgtagttttgtctttttttattCAGATTTTCAGATAActtgaattgtgtaattcatattcgagttaaactgaaaaatttaattttttattcgagtttattcaaataactcgaactatttaattcaaaatttaaaaattttatggaatttttcgaatcaaatcggATTTTATTTACCCCTACCGACTAGTATCAAACAATTTCAAgtgttaaaaaaatgatattttcttaaatttatataatttataattgtgGTTAATTAACtgttttttaacaattttattataaatttaaattttatcttttttatataatatttaaaactatttatatatttttcccaattaataaataaaaggacAATATAATTCAGTGCATTTAAATCTATATCCTTCTACATTAACAAtaatgcatatatttttataatttaaaagaattaaaacctAACCATTGTACAAATTCTGCAAGACACAAACTTTAATTTATATTATCTGTACTAAAATCATACGAAAATTCAAGCAATTCAGCAAATTGAGAAAATGCCTAAAATGGTCCACACACAGTGACCACCGAAATTCCGAGgaaattcatttttcatattCTGTACTTTATCCtatcattattaaaattaaaaaatatatatttttaaatatatttaaatttaataaattaataattcatattataaatttaaaaatatatatgtgtaaattattttcatataattacATCCAACCTATCATATCGAGTCTTGTTATAAACAGAACCTTCTTGGGTTGTTAGGCTGTGAATGAAAAGTCCAGATGCGCAAAACTGCCACCGTTACGGCAActgagattttttttctttcctagggcagtttaaaattattaattccaAAATAAGGGCGTTTTTACTTTATTTCTCAAAGCAAAATATCCTAATCACTCTTTTCTTTGGaaatttttttgaacttttttttttggttaaaattttaagctactttttaatcataattttatttgaaataataagTGAAATgcagaaaaaatattttaaaattcaagtagaGCAACATAGTATAGTCTCCTCTTTCAATTTTCAATACTCTGTTTGGTATGTCTCGCTTtcgattgaattttaatttgaattttttcctttttatgaaATAGGGTTCAACAGTTTCACTGTATGTCCTCATCTTTTCACTAATGAAActctaatttaactaaaaaagaaGTTCAACAGTTTCAACTTTGCCTGAAATTTCTCCAAAGTGTATGGGGCAAGGGGGTTTCTCTAGGGATTTGGTAGAGACAGACGAAGTTGCCGTCCGCCATTTAGATCCCCTCTTTACCCTTATTGGGAAATTTAATCACATGGGATTCAGTGGGGAAGGCATAGCGTCAGCCATGGTCGGATTAGTAAAAGGAATTATTTAAGCCGACAAAGTAGGGCACAATGTGGCCGGGTTTTTGGATGCGATATCGACGGGGCAGCTGAGCTCAAAATCGTTGGATTTGTAAGGGAACCGGATTTTAATGATGGATTTCGAACCAGGCTTTTCGTCAACCATTTTGTTAAGGATTTGGGGATTTGTTTAAAGGAATGTCAGATCATGGGACTTGCTTTGTAGTTCAACAGCTTTATTTGTTGCTTATGGCTCATTGAGGAAGGAATATGAGAACTCAAGCTCTGATTTTGCCTCTGTACAGGCTCACCTTAGAACCGGTAAACTGCTAAATacttatatgtttgataaatttcTAGTACTCTATAAAAGTCAATATGCAATTTCATGGTAAATTAAAATATGCAGTCTCATTGTTTGTTGCACTTCATAAAATATTCAGTTTGGTTGACATGATTTTGATGGCCTATTAGTTATTGTCTTCCATAAACTAACTTGCAACCTTGTGTATTTTTCTGCTACCATTAATGAAAGCTATGGTGCACGCAATGCATTTGAATGGCGTTAGAAACTTATATGTGCTCCGTTCATTCATCATAAATGACTTGAATAGTATCTTCTGCTAGGTAGAATGTGAATGATGAATGTTCTTCATGCTATTAGACTCTATTTGTTCTCAACCTGAAATACTTGTATGAATAGCTAAGAACATCCATATTTTGAGTGGAACTAGCATTTATGTTTGCCTCACTAGGCTTCATTTTGTTCCCAAGCAAGAGAAAAAACAATGTTTAGGAGTTGGGGAATAAGAGAGCAAGACTCATACAGGCAGGGCAATGTTATTGAACATGTTACATGATAGAAAACTTTTTTATTCCCCATCAATCTATTAGCATCTAATTAAATATAGTAGAAAGATTAAGTGTGCAGCAGCCTAGCTGTAACAGCCTGAAAATCAGTGGTTTTGGAATTTCATTTTCAATGATCGAGTCGAGGTTAGTATAAAGTTTAGTTAAAGTTTGGTCCATTTATTTTGtcaattggatagttaattaaggtataaagactaaattgtaaaagtgataaaAGTTAACCACTATGGATTTTTAATTAATCGAATAACCAATCGAGCAATTGAACCTTTCTTAAACCACCAAATggtggtagatgacaactttcaCCCATCAAAATATGTTAATCATCATTAGCctaagttaattaaggttaattaagttaattatgatttattatatattaatctaagtataaataagaaaagaaaataaaataaagacatttttattcatcttcttctccaacCTCACGaactaagaaagaaaaataggggTTTCATGCTTTCAACATTAGGCCTTCATATTTGGTAAGATTTCaaatcattttcttgtaatttttatgtaattAGGCCTTGAGAGCTTAATTTAACTAGCccgtgtaccaatttgtaaaattgttaaagtttttaaaagttgtCATTATTAAATCGTGAAGCTTTTGGtattaaattgttagattttaaa
The sequence above is drawn from the Gossypium hirsutum isolate 1008001.06 chromosome A05, Gossypium_hirsutum_v2.1, whole genome shotgun sequence genome and encodes:
- the LOC107958711 gene encoding uncharacterized protein, whose translation is MSALHSADSFLLSLSRAFCSPLAVFIQIQGCVICLTLAIGWAFAAYVRKREINRIEDGIKGGNSFAFLCHDINELEHSNQVNLPRVSVVMPLKGFGEHNLHNWKSQITSLYGGPIEFLFVVESTEDPAYHAVSQLITEFKGDVDARVIVAGLSTTCSQKIHNQLVGVENMHKDSKYVLFLDDDVRFHPGSIGVLTTEMEKNPEIFIQTGYPLDLPSGTLGSYCIYEYHMPCSMGFATGGKTFFLWGGCMMMHADDFRHDNYGVVSGLRDGGYSDDMTLAAIAGAHKRLITSPPVAVFPHPIASDLTFSRYWNYLRKQTFVLESYISTVNWLMNRALFLTHFILSWGFVAPYFMAMVHVAAALQIYIKGYSYGETTCTSGGLLLAIWLAICTFTELLSMWNLTRIEVQLCNILSPEAPKLSLDYYNWSMIFVAMLVDNFLYPISAFWSHFSQTINWSGIRYNLKNGKIHKIERNKDKGPEFTDLGGKHLYGKKAATPKASLLGSLGRSLAHWHQPKKYDV